The Acanthopagrus latus isolate v.2019 chromosome 13, fAcaLat1.1, whole genome shotgun sequence genome contains a region encoding:
- the tmem248 gene encoding transmembrane protein 248 isoform X1 → MVYLLNPIENLRSYINNRPPLVIFMISVSAVAIAFLTIGYFFKIKEIKSPELTEDWNTFLLRFNELDFCVSENETIKHGLNESTTPESMVVTSGQARSSTQVPLLLEDSGPINISVPITLTLDPQRPFGGYSRNITHLYATVLGQQVGLSGREAHEEINITFTLPLSWNSDDCVLHGHCEQVVFSTCMTITAASNIFPVTVQPPHCVPETYTNATSWYKVFTTVRDSDTKYSQDYNPFWCYKGAIGKVYHALNPKLTVIVPDDDRSLINLHLMHTSYFLFVMVITMFCYAVIKGRPGKVRQSNPDFCPEKFQRKQHAVLCVCWSRDVRCFCPQVC, encoded by the exons ATG GTGTACCTGCTGAACCCTATAGAGAACCTGCGGAGCTACATCAACAACCGTCCACCGCTGGTCATCTTTATGATCAGCGTCAGCGCAGTGGCCATCGCCTTCCTGACCATCGGGTATTTCTTCAAGATTAAAGAGATCAAGTCTCCGGAGCTGACGGAG GACTGGAACACCTTCCTGCTGCGCTTCAACGAGCTGGACTTCTGCGTGTCGGAGaatgagacaataaaacacGGTCTGAACGAGTCGACCACGCCGGAGAGCATGGTGGTGACCAGCGGACAGGCTCGCTCCAGCACCCAGGTCCCCCTCCTGCTGGAGGACTCTGGCCCCATCAACATCTCGGTCCCCATCACCCTCACGCTGGATCCCCAGCGCCCGTTTGGAGGCTACTCTCGCAATATCACCCACCTGTACGCCACAGTGCTGGGGCAGCAGGTCGGCCTGTCTG GCCGGGAAGCTCATGAAGAAATAAACATCACGTTCACGCTGCCTTTATCCTGGAACTCAGACGACTGCGTGCTGCACGGACACTGCGAGCAGGTGGTGTTCAGCACTTGCATGACCATCACGGCGGCCAGCAATATCTTCCCAGTCACAGT GCAGCCACCACACTGCGTTCCTGAGACGTACACCAACGCCACCTCCTGGTACAAGGTGTTCACTACGGTCCGCGACTCAGACACCAAGTACAGTCAGGACTATAATCCCTTCTGGTGTTACAAAGGAGCCATCGGCAAAGTGTACCACGCACTCAACCCAAAGCTGACCGTCATCGTCCCAGAT GACGACCGCTCCCTCATCAACCTGCACCTGATGCACACGAGCTACTTCCTGTTCGTCATGGTCATCACTATGTTCTGCTATGCAGTCATCAAGGGACGGCCCGGCAAAGTCCGACAGAGCAACCCAGACTTCTGTCCTGAGAAG TTTCAGAGGAAACAACatgctgttctttgtgtttgttggagTCGTGATGTCAGATGCTTCTGCCCTCAGGTGTGCTGA
- the tmem248 gene encoding transmembrane protein 248 isoform X3 — protein MVYLLNPIENLRSYINNRPPLVIFMISVSAVAIAFLTIGYFFKIKEIKSPELTEDWNTFLLRFNELDFCVSENETIKHGLNESTTPESMVVTSGQARSSTQVPLLLEDSGPINISVPITLTLDPQRPFGGYSRNITHLYATVLGQQVGLSGREAHEEINITFTLPLSWNSDDCVLHGHCEQVVFSTCMTITAASNIFPVTVQPPHCVPETYTNATSWYKVFTTVRDSDTKYSQDYNPFWCYKGAIGKVYHALNPKLTVIVPDDDRSLINLHLMHTSYFLFVMVITMFCYAVIKGRPGKVRQSNPDFCPEKVC, from the exons ATG GTGTACCTGCTGAACCCTATAGAGAACCTGCGGAGCTACATCAACAACCGTCCACCGCTGGTCATCTTTATGATCAGCGTCAGCGCAGTGGCCATCGCCTTCCTGACCATCGGGTATTTCTTCAAGATTAAAGAGATCAAGTCTCCGGAGCTGACGGAG GACTGGAACACCTTCCTGCTGCGCTTCAACGAGCTGGACTTCTGCGTGTCGGAGaatgagacaataaaacacGGTCTGAACGAGTCGACCACGCCGGAGAGCATGGTGGTGACCAGCGGACAGGCTCGCTCCAGCACCCAGGTCCCCCTCCTGCTGGAGGACTCTGGCCCCATCAACATCTCGGTCCCCATCACCCTCACGCTGGATCCCCAGCGCCCGTTTGGAGGCTACTCTCGCAATATCACCCACCTGTACGCCACAGTGCTGGGGCAGCAGGTCGGCCTGTCTG GCCGGGAAGCTCATGAAGAAATAAACATCACGTTCACGCTGCCTTTATCCTGGAACTCAGACGACTGCGTGCTGCACGGACACTGCGAGCAGGTGGTGTTCAGCACTTGCATGACCATCACGGCGGCCAGCAATATCTTCCCAGTCACAGT GCAGCCACCACACTGCGTTCCTGAGACGTACACCAACGCCACCTCCTGGTACAAGGTGTTCACTACGGTCCGCGACTCAGACACCAAGTACAGTCAGGACTATAATCCCTTCTGGTGTTACAAAGGAGCCATCGGCAAAGTGTACCACGCACTCAACCCAAAGCTGACCGTCATCGTCCCAGAT GACGACCGCTCCCTCATCAACCTGCACCTGATGCACACGAGCTACTTCCTGTTCGTCATGGTCATCACTATGTTCTGCTATGCAGTCATCAAGGGACGGCCCGGCAAAGTCCGACAGAGCAACCCAGACTTCTGTCCTGAGAAG GTGTGCTGA
- the tmem248 gene encoding transmembrane protein 248 isoform X2, whose protein sequence is MVYLLNPIENLRSYINNRPPLVIFMISVSAVAIAFLTIGYFFKIKEIKSPELTEDWNTFLLRFNELDFCVSENETIKHGLNESTTPESMVVTSGQARSSTQVPLLLEDSGPINISVPITLTLDPQRPFGGYSRNITHLYATVLGQQVGLSGREAHEEINITFTLPLSWNSDDCVLHGHCEQVVFSTCMTITAASNIFPVTVQPPHCVPETYTNATSWYKVFTTVRDSDTKYSQDYNPFWCYKGAIGKVYHALNPKLTVIVPDDDRSLINLHLMHTSYFLFVMVITMFCYAVIKGRPGKVRQSNPDFCPEKVALSEG, encoded by the exons ATG GTGTACCTGCTGAACCCTATAGAGAACCTGCGGAGCTACATCAACAACCGTCCACCGCTGGTCATCTTTATGATCAGCGTCAGCGCAGTGGCCATCGCCTTCCTGACCATCGGGTATTTCTTCAAGATTAAAGAGATCAAGTCTCCGGAGCTGACGGAG GACTGGAACACCTTCCTGCTGCGCTTCAACGAGCTGGACTTCTGCGTGTCGGAGaatgagacaataaaacacGGTCTGAACGAGTCGACCACGCCGGAGAGCATGGTGGTGACCAGCGGACAGGCTCGCTCCAGCACCCAGGTCCCCCTCCTGCTGGAGGACTCTGGCCCCATCAACATCTCGGTCCCCATCACCCTCACGCTGGATCCCCAGCGCCCGTTTGGAGGCTACTCTCGCAATATCACCCACCTGTACGCCACAGTGCTGGGGCAGCAGGTCGGCCTGTCTG GCCGGGAAGCTCATGAAGAAATAAACATCACGTTCACGCTGCCTTTATCCTGGAACTCAGACGACTGCGTGCTGCACGGACACTGCGAGCAGGTGGTGTTCAGCACTTGCATGACCATCACGGCGGCCAGCAATATCTTCCCAGTCACAGT GCAGCCACCACACTGCGTTCCTGAGACGTACACCAACGCCACCTCCTGGTACAAGGTGTTCACTACGGTCCGCGACTCAGACACCAAGTACAGTCAGGACTATAATCCCTTCTGGTGTTACAAAGGAGCCATCGGCAAAGTGTACCACGCACTCAACCCAAAGCTGACCGTCATCGTCCCAGAT GACGACCGCTCCCTCATCAACCTGCACCTGATGCACACGAGCTACTTCCTGTTCGTCATGGTCATCACTATGTTCTGCTATGCAGTCATCAAGGGACGGCCCGGCAAAGTCCGACAGAGCAACCCAGACTTCTGTCCTGAGAAG gTGGCGTTATCAGAGGGCTAA